A portion of the Paenibacillus marchantiae genome contains these proteins:
- a CDS encoding Spo0B domain-containing protein, translating into MKSWKRVPWIAACSLLIPLVFVMLYPVIISIAVYALWSVAVLFVSVNVMKRQAEAERRTIIQSMEKTAIASLNHHRHDWMNDLQVLYGYLRLGKLDKSVQCVERIVERVNEESRISRLGIPSLVFYLQSFRTSGVALELHVVVEEELQLSALVSPEDGESLTGAIADAIRAYQYGGGRSSWGEVRKLTLNFGQDHGDVVVRLDGDQTPDPETLRQLNAVLKGKKVRTEQLPSEDTFIQFRMPCGI; encoded by the coding sequence ATGAAATCTTGGAAAAGAGTGCCCTGGATTGCGGCATGTTCACTTCTGATTCCTTTGGTTTTCGTTATGCTGTATCCAGTGATTATTTCAATAGCTGTATACGCATTGTGGTCCGTCGCGGTGCTTTTTGTTTCTGTGAATGTGATGAAGAGACAAGCAGAGGCGGAACGCAGAACCATCATACAATCTATGGAAAAGACAGCAATTGCATCATTAAATCATCATAGGCATGATTGGATGAACGATCTTCAGGTATTGTATGGATATCTTAGACTGGGCAAACTTGATAAATCAGTGCAATGTGTGGAAAGAATAGTAGAGCGGGTTAACGAAGAAAGCCGAATCTCCAGATTGGGTATTCCTTCACTCGTATTTTATCTTCAATCTTTCCGGACCAGTGGAGTCGCTCTGGAATTGCATGTGGTCGTAGAGGAAGAGTTGCAGCTTAGTGCTCTGGTCTCTCCCGAGGATGGCGAGTCGCTTACGGGGGCGATTGCCGATGCGATTCGAGCCTATCAATATGGCGGCGGCCGGTCGTCTTGGGGAGAGGTTCGCAAACTGACCTTGAACTTCGGACAGGATCACGGAGATGTGGTTGTCCGGCTGGATGGGGATCAAACACCCGATCCGGAAACATTGCGGCAGCTCAATGCCGTACTCAAAGGAAAAAAAGTCAGAACGGAGCAGCTTCCGTCTGAGGATACGTTTATACAATTCAGAATGCCTTGCGGAATATAG
- the rpmA gene encoding 50S ribosomal protein L27 — translation MLKLNLQLFASKKGVGSTKNGRDSNAQRLGVKRADGQTVTGGSILVRQRGTKIHPGTNVGIGKDDTLFAKVDGVVKFERWGRDRKKVSIYPVNVAPVAAAVEA, via the coding sequence ATGTTGAAATTAAATCTTCAGTTATTTGCATCGAAAAAAGGTGTAGGTTCCACGAAGAATGGTCGTGACAGTAACGCACAACGCCTTGGCGTTAAACGTGCTGACGGACAAACAGTAACTGGTGGTAGCATTCTCGTTCGCCAACGCGGAACGAAAATTCACCCAGGTACTAACGTGGGTATCGGTAAAGATGACACTTTGTTTGCGAAAGTTGACGGCGTTGTGAAATTCGAACGTTGGGGACGCGATCGTAAAAAAGTAAGCATCTACCCTGTGAATGTTGCTCCAGTAGCAGCTGCAGTAGAAGCATAA
- a CDS encoding ribosomal-processing cysteine protease Prp, translating to MIIVQIFRNDDGSIDRFSIKGHANFAKRGEDIVCAGVSAVTVGTVNSIETLTGVEMDAKMKNGFLSASLPVLEKDGTWSQVQLLLESMVLMLTDIAESYGKYIQIEQVK from the coding sequence GTGATTATCGTTCAAATCTTTCGTAATGATGACGGGAGCATCGATCGTTTCTCCATCAAAGGGCATGCTAATTTTGCCAAGCGAGGAGAAGACATCGTATGTGCCGGGGTATCCGCTGTTACAGTGGGTACGGTGAACTCGATTGAAACACTGACTGGTGTCGAAATGGACGCCAAGATGAAGAATGGCTTTTTAAGCGCTTCTTTACCGGTGTTGGAGAAAGACGGAACCTGGTCCCAGGTACAATTGCTACTCGAATCCATGGTGCTTATGCTCACTGATATTGCAGAGTCATACGGAAAGTATATTCAGATAGAGCAAGTCAAATAA
- the rplU gene encoding 50S ribosomal protein L21, translating to MYAIIETGGKQYKVQEGDVLFIEKLTANDGESVTFDRVLAVSNDQGLTAGTPLVSGATVTAKVEKHGKGQKVVVYKYKPKKNYHVKQGHRQPYTKVTIEAIKA from the coding sequence ATGTACGCAATTATTGAAACAGGTGGCAAACAGTACAAAGTCCAAGAGGGCGATGTTCTGTTCATCGAGAAATTGACTGCGAACGATGGCGAAAGCGTAACGTTCGACCGTGTCCTGGCTGTATCTAACGATCAAGGTTTGACAGCAGGTACACCATTGGTTTCCGGAGCAACTGTAACGGCTAAAGTGGAGAAACATGGCAAAGGACAAAAGGTTGTTGTATACAAATACAAACCTAAAAAGAACTACCATGTGAAGCAAGGTCACCGTCAACCGTATACAAAAGTAACTATTGAAGCAATCAAAGCGTAA
- a CDS encoding Rne/Rng family ribonuclease has translation MKQMIVHNEHNLMQMALLEEGKAVEFMAERTRERGLLGSYFKGRVVNVLPGMQAAFVDIGQKKNAFLYVDDVLHPNLEKQPKVKPSISELLRPGQDVIVQVLKEPVGSKGARVTTHYSLPGRWLVYMPLADYVAVSKKIAREGDRSRLKTLGEQLRRDEEGLIIRTVSAEEQREAIQADLETLREQWRLIREKADSLPSPSLLHRDQSMVQRIIRDVYTPGSDEVITDNEAQARELSALLEEICPGHQPKVQVYRGEESIFAAYRVQEQLNRDFARKIWLPGGGYIVLDHTEALTVVDVNTGKYTGAGGDSLEETVTETNMQAAVEIARLMRLRDIGGMIIVDFIDMEEAMNRHEVAATLENELKKDRTKAFVMGWTKLGLLELTRKKVREESTLPYVEPCSSCHGTGKRYISPLH, from the coding sequence ATGAAACAAATGATTGTACATAATGAACATAACCTCATGCAAATGGCGCTTCTGGAAGAAGGCAAAGCTGTAGAATTCATGGCAGAGCGTACACGCGAGCGTGGACTGCTGGGTTCGTATTTCAAAGGACGGGTAGTGAACGTGTTACCAGGTATGCAAGCTGCTTTTGTGGATATCGGTCAGAAAAAGAATGCTTTTCTGTATGTGGACGATGTATTGCATCCCAATCTGGAGAAACAACCCAAAGTGAAGCCTTCAATTTCGGAGCTGCTTCGTCCAGGTCAGGATGTAATCGTCCAGGTCCTGAAGGAGCCAGTAGGAAGCAAGGGAGCCCGGGTGACGACTCATTATTCGCTGCCGGGCCGATGGCTTGTCTACATGCCTTTAGCGGACTATGTAGCCGTCTCTAAGAAAATTGCCCGTGAGGGCGATCGTTCCCGCCTCAAAACGCTGGGTGAACAACTGAGACGGGACGAAGAGGGGCTTATCATACGAACTGTATCCGCAGAGGAACAGAGGGAAGCCATTCAGGCCGACCTGGAAACATTACGTGAGCAGTGGCGTCTGATTCGTGAAAAAGCGGATAGTTTGCCTTCACCAAGCCTGCTGCATCGAGATCAAAGTATGGTTCAGCGGATCATTCGTGATGTGTATACGCCTGGCAGCGATGAAGTCATTACGGATAATGAAGCACAAGCCCGTGAATTGAGTGCTTTGCTGGAGGAGATCTGTCCAGGCCATCAACCTAAAGTACAGGTGTACAGGGGAGAAGAATCAATTTTTGCTGCTTATCGTGTGCAGGAGCAGTTGAACAGGGATTTCGCCCGCAAGATATGGCTGCCTGGAGGTGGATATATTGTCCTTGATCATACCGAGGCGCTCACTGTAGTCGATGTCAATACAGGCAAGTACACGGGAGCAGGCGGCGACAGTCTGGAAGAGACCGTAACGGAGACGAACATGCAGGCAGCGGTTGAGATCGCCCGTTTAATGCGTCTTCGGGATATCGGTGGCATGATTATTGTGGACTTCATTGATATGGAGGAAGCGATGAATCGGCATGAAGTTGCGGCAACGCTGGAAAATGAACTCAAGAAGGATCGAACCAAGGCTTTTGTAATGGGTTGGACCAAGCTGGGATTGCTTGAACTTACCCGTAAGAAGGTACGGGAAGAGAGCACGCTCCCTTACGTGGAGCCGTGTTCTTCCTGTCATGGGACAGGCAAAAGATATATTTCGCCGTTGCATTGA
- a CDS encoding M50 family metallopeptidase — MIRLWGVRISFHPFFVIIMMASLLTGNFIELITLFAIVFIHECGHAAAAALLGCRVLSIQMLPFGGVAVIEDAGNITARREIIIALAGPFQNMLMVGIVLLLKYGNLGDPLFLDYIIQGNLLIALFNLLPVLPLDGGKIVQALVSLAAPYYTTLMWTYRISILCSAGVILVAIGRWFTGDYGLPLNILLIGIFLFYSNVTDYRNIPYRFIRFLMNRESAFTRHASTGSLAQPIISFPAKPLETILRLLKRERYHMIYVMNRQGRIMAVLPEQRIIGSYFKQDTDKL; from the coding sequence TTGATTAGGTTGTGGGGTGTACGTATCTCGTTTCATCCTTTTTTTGTGATTATCATGATGGCTTCCCTGTTGACTGGCAACTTTATTGAACTCATCACGCTGTTTGCCATCGTTTTTATTCATGAATGTGGACATGCTGCAGCGGCAGCCCTTCTGGGCTGCCGTGTCCTTTCGATACAGATGCTTCCTTTTGGCGGCGTCGCCGTTATTGAGGATGCCGGAAATATTACAGCCCGGCGGGAGATCATTATCGCTTTGGCAGGTCCTTTTCAAAATATGCTCATGGTTGGAATCGTTTTGTTGCTGAAGTATGGGAACCTGGGAGACCCGCTTTTTTTGGATTATATTATACAGGGGAATCTGCTGATTGCCCTATTTAACCTGCTACCCGTGTTGCCGCTGGATGGCGGTAAAATTGTACAGGCACTCGTTAGTCTTGCTGCTCCCTACTATACGACATTGATGTGGACTTACAGAATCAGCATTCTGTGTAGCGCAGGGGTTATCTTGGTTGCCATCGGTCGCTGGTTTACCGGTGATTACGGGCTGCCGTTAAATATCCTGTTGATCGGAATTTTTCTGTTCTATTCCAATGTGACCGATTACCGTAATATTCCCTACCGGTTTATCCGATTTCTGATGAATCGTGAAAGTGCATTCACCCGTCATGCGTCTACAGGCAGTTTGGCGCAGCCGATAATCTCATTTCCGGCGAAACCTTTGGAGACTATTTTGCGTCTATTAAAGAGAGAAAGATACCATATGATATATGTGATGAATAGACAGGGAAGAATCATGGCCGTTTTGCCTGAGCAGCGAATCATCGGTTCTTATTTCAAACAAGACACGGATAAGTTGTAG